The following are from one region of the Calypte anna isolate BGI_N300 chromosome 13, bCalAnn1_v1.p, whole genome shotgun sequence genome:
- the CCNG1 gene encoding cyclin-G1 isoform X1 — protein MKLTDVSSAGGVPEMIETLVTTDTQELLCQLTALLEQELRCLPKASGLRLIESAHDNGLRMTAKLRDFEVKDLLSLTQFFGFHTETFLLAVNFLDRFLSKMKIQPKHLGCVGLSCFYLAVKASEEERNVPLATDLIRISQYRFTVSDMMRMEKIVLEKLCWKVKATTAFQFLQLYHSLINENLSCERRKYLNLERLETQLKACHCRIMFSKAKPSVLALSIVALEIEEQKLLELTEALEFLQLHSKINNRDLTFWKELVLKCLTEYSSSKCSKPNVQKLKWIVSGRTARQLKHSYYRITHLPTIPETSS, from the exons ATGAAGCTGACGGATGTCTCGTCCGCCGGCGGAGTCCCCGAG ATGATTGAAACACTTGTAACCACTGACactcaggagctgctctgtcAGCTCACAGCCCTGTTGGAACAGGAGTTACGATGTCTGCCCAAGGCCTCTGGCCTGAGACTGATTGAATCCGCTCACGATAATGGCCTCCGAATGACTGCAAAGCTGCGAGACTTTGAAGTGAAAGATCTCCTCAGCTTAACTCAATTCTTTGGTTTCCATACAGAGACATTTTTGCTAGCTGTGAATTTCTTGGACAGATTCTTGTCAAAAATGAAG atACAGCCTAAACACTTGGGCTGTGTTGGGCTCAGCTGCTTCTACTTGGCTGTGAAGGCatcagaagaggagagaaatgttCCATTAGCCACTGACTTAATTCGAATAAGCCAGTATAGGTTTACTGTTTCTGATATGATGAGAATGGAGAAAATTGTACTGGAGAAGCTGTGTTGGAAAGTCAAAGCTACAACAGCCTTCCAATTTCTACAACTGTATCATTCACTCATTAATGAGAATTTAAGCTGTGAAAG GAGAAAATACCTTAATCTTGAAAGACTTGAGACCCAGCTTAAAGCATGTCACTGCAGAATCATGTTTTCCAAAGCCAAG CCTTCTGTCTTGGCACTGTCTATTGTGGCACTGGAGATAGAAGAACAAAAACTGCTGGAATTGACAGAGGCATTGgaatttctgcagctgcattCCAAG ATAAACAACAGAGATTTGACCTTCTGGAAGGAACTGGTGTTAAAGTGCCTTACAGAATATTCCTCAAGCAAGTGCTCCAAACCAAATGTCCAGAAATTAAAATGGATTGTGTCTGGACGTACTGCACGGCAGCTTAAACATAGCTACTACAGAATAACACACCTCCCTACAATTCCAGAGACCAGCTCATAA
- the CCNG1 gene encoding cyclin-G1 isoform X2 translates to MSRPPAESPRWRRMIETLVTTDTQELLCQLTALLEQELRCLPKASGLRLIESAHDNGLRMTAKLRDFEVKDLLSLTQFFGFHTETFLLAVNFLDRFLSKMKIQPKHLGCVGLSCFYLAVKASEEERNVPLATDLIRISQYRFTVSDMMRMEKIVLEKLCWKVKATTAFQFLQLYHSLINENLSCERRKYLNLERLETQLKACHCRIMFSKAKPSVLALSIVALEIEEQKLLELTEALEFLQLHSKINNRDLTFWKELVLKCLTEYSSSKCSKPNVQKLKWIVSGRTARQLKHSYYRITHLPTIPETSS, encoded by the exons ATGTCTCGTCCGCCGGCGGAGTCCCCGAGGTGGCGAAGG ATGATTGAAACACTTGTAACCACTGACactcaggagctgctctgtcAGCTCACAGCCCTGTTGGAACAGGAGTTACGATGTCTGCCCAAGGCCTCTGGCCTGAGACTGATTGAATCCGCTCACGATAATGGCCTCCGAATGACTGCAAAGCTGCGAGACTTTGAAGTGAAAGATCTCCTCAGCTTAACTCAATTCTTTGGTTTCCATACAGAGACATTTTTGCTAGCTGTGAATTTCTTGGACAGATTCTTGTCAAAAATGAAG atACAGCCTAAACACTTGGGCTGTGTTGGGCTCAGCTGCTTCTACTTGGCTGTGAAGGCatcagaagaggagagaaatgttCCATTAGCCACTGACTTAATTCGAATAAGCCAGTATAGGTTTACTGTTTCTGATATGATGAGAATGGAGAAAATTGTACTGGAGAAGCTGTGTTGGAAAGTCAAAGCTACAACAGCCTTCCAATTTCTACAACTGTATCATTCACTCATTAATGAGAATTTAAGCTGTGAAAG GAGAAAATACCTTAATCTTGAAAGACTTGAGACCCAGCTTAAAGCATGTCACTGCAGAATCATGTTTTCCAAAGCCAAG CCTTCTGTCTTGGCACTGTCTATTGTGGCACTGGAGATAGAAGAACAAAAACTGCTGGAATTGACAGAGGCATTGgaatttctgcagctgcattCCAAG ATAAACAACAGAGATTTGACCTTCTGGAAGGAACTGGTGTTAAAGTGCCTTACAGAATATTCCTCAAGCAAGTGCTCCAAACCAAATGTCCAGAAATTAAAATGGATTGTGTCTGGACGTACTGCACGGCAGCTTAAACATAGCTACTACAGAATAACACACCTCCCTACAATTCCAGAGACCAGCTCATAA
- the CCNG1 gene encoding cyclin-G1 isoform X3 — MIETLVTTDTQELLCQLTALLEQELRCLPKASGLRLIESAHDNGLRMTAKLRDFEVKDLLSLTQFFGFHTETFLLAVNFLDRFLSKMKIQPKHLGCVGLSCFYLAVKASEEERNVPLATDLIRISQYRFTVSDMMRMEKIVLEKLCWKVKATTAFQFLQLYHSLINENLSCERRKYLNLERLETQLKACHCRIMFSKAKPSVLALSIVALEIEEQKLLELTEALEFLQLHSKINNRDLTFWKELVLKCLTEYSSSKCSKPNVQKLKWIVSGRTARQLKHSYYRITHLPTIPETSS, encoded by the exons ATGATTGAAACACTTGTAACCACTGACactcaggagctgctctgtcAGCTCACAGCCCTGTTGGAACAGGAGTTACGATGTCTGCCCAAGGCCTCTGGCCTGAGACTGATTGAATCCGCTCACGATAATGGCCTCCGAATGACTGCAAAGCTGCGAGACTTTGAAGTGAAAGATCTCCTCAGCTTAACTCAATTCTTTGGTTTCCATACAGAGACATTTTTGCTAGCTGTGAATTTCTTGGACAGATTCTTGTCAAAAATGAAG atACAGCCTAAACACTTGGGCTGTGTTGGGCTCAGCTGCTTCTACTTGGCTGTGAAGGCatcagaagaggagagaaatgttCCATTAGCCACTGACTTAATTCGAATAAGCCAGTATAGGTTTACTGTTTCTGATATGATGAGAATGGAGAAAATTGTACTGGAGAAGCTGTGTTGGAAAGTCAAAGCTACAACAGCCTTCCAATTTCTACAACTGTATCATTCACTCATTAATGAGAATTTAAGCTGTGAAAG GAGAAAATACCTTAATCTTGAAAGACTTGAGACCCAGCTTAAAGCATGTCACTGCAGAATCATGTTTTCCAAAGCCAAG CCTTCTGTCTTGGCACTGTCTATTGTGGCACTGGAGATAGAAGAACAAAAACTGCTGGAATTGACAGAGGCATTGgaatttctgcagctgcattCCAAG ATAAACAACAGAGATTTGACCTTCTGGAAGGAACTGGTGTTAAAGTGCCTTACAGAATATTCCTCAAGCAAGTGCTCCAAACCAAATGTCCAGAAATTAAAATGGATTGTGTCTGGACGTACTGCACGGCAGCTTAAACATAGCTACTACAGAATAACACACCTCCCTACAATTCCAGAGACCAGCTCATAA
- the NUDCD2 gene encoding nudC domain-containing protein 2 translates to MRGAGSRGWGGAVSPMSAPFEERSGVVPCGTPWGRWYQTLEEVFIEVQVPPGTRAKDVRCNLQSRQIALSVAGREVLQGKLFDSTVTDEGTWTLEDRKLIRIVLMKTNRDAGNCWTSLLENEYAADPWVQDQMQRKLTLERFQRENPGFDFSGAEISGNYSKGGPDFSSLEK, encoded by the exons ATGCGCGGGGCGGGCAGCAGAGGGTGGGGGGGGGCGGTGTCCCCCATGTCGGCTCCGTTCGAGGAGCGGAGCGGGGTGGTGCCCTGCGGGACGCCCTGGGGCCGCTGGTACCAGACCCTGGAGGAGGTGTTCATCGAGGTGCAGGTTCCGCCGGGCACCCGGGCGAAGGATGTCCGCTGTAACCTGCAGAGTCGGCAGATCGCGCTCTCCGTGGCGGGCCGGGAGGTGCTTCAG GGTAAACTTTTTGACTCCACAGTAACTGATGAAGGAACATGGACCTTAG AAGACAGGAAGCTGATAAGAATTGTTCTAATGAAGACAAATCGAGATGCTGGAAATTGCTGGACATCTCTGTTAGAAAATGAATATGCTGCTGATCCTTGGGTACAGGACCAGATGCAAAGAAAACTTACACTGGAGCGATTCCAAAGAGAG AACCCTGGATTTGACTTCAGTGGGGCAGAAATTTCTGGAAATTACAGCAAAGGAGGACCAGACTTTTCTAGTCTTGAAAAGTAA